Genomic window (Polaribacter batillariae):
TCTGGTCCCATAGGAACTGCCATTTCTATTTCGTCAATTCCCCATTCTTGCCAAGCACCTCTATACAACCAAACCCAACAATCTTTCATAAATTTTTTTGGTTTTAGTTCTTTTACTGCTGCAAAAATAGCATCCAAACAAACTTTATGTGTTCCATGAGGGTCTGCTAAATCTCCTGCAGCATAAATTTGATGTGGTTTTATTTTTTCTATTAAATCTTTAGTAATTTCTACATCTGCAACACCAATAGGGTTCTTTTTTATAGCACCAGTTTCATAGAATGGGAGATTCATAAAATGGATTTGGTTATCTGGAATTCCAATAAAATGGCAGGTAGCTCTAGCTTCTCCTTTTCTTATCAAACCTTTAATATGTCTAACTTCTTCTGTATCAATTTCACTAGACTTTTTATTCTTTAAAAATTTTGCAGCTTTTTTATAAATGTCTGTAGCTTGAGAATTTTCGATTCCAAATTGTTCATTATAATCGCATACAAAACTAGCAAAACGTAAAGCTTCATCATCTGCTACAGCAATATTTCCAGAGGTTTGATACCCAACATGCACTTCATGACCTTGTTCTTGTAAACGCTTAAAAGTACCACCCATACTAATAATATCATCATCTGGATGTGGGCTAAAAATTAATACTCGTTTTTTAGCTGGTTCTGCTCTTTCTGGTCTTTTACTATCGTCAGCATTTGGTTTTCCACCTGGCCAACCTGTAATTGTGTTTTGTAATTTGTTAAATATTTTTATGTTGATGTCATAAGCAGGACCAGAGTCTGCTAATAAATCACTCATTCCATTCTCAATATAATCTGCATCTGTTAACATTAATATTGGCTTTTTTAAATGTAAAGCCAAACTTAAAACTGCTTTTCTAATTAAGTGATCTGTCCAAACAATTTTTTCTACCAACCAAGGTGTATTAATTCTTGTTAATTTAGAAGCAGCAGCTTGATCTAAAATAAAAGTAGCATTTCTATGCTCTTGCAAATACGAAGCTGGTACTAAACTAGTAACTTCATCTTCTACAGACGCTTTTATAATATTCGCTTTTTTTTCTCCCCAAGCCATTAAAATGACTCTTTTGGCTTCCATTATTTTCTTAACACCTAATGTAATTGCGGTTCTTGGAGTGTTTTCTAATCCAGAGAAATCGCCACTTGCTGCAACTCTTGTAATATGGTCTAAAGCAACTAACCTTGTTTTAGAATTCTGTAAAGATCCAGATTCATTAAAACCTATATGACCATTTCCTCCAATTCCTAAGATTTGTAAATCGATACCACCTAAAGCTTCTATTTTTGCTTCATATTGATCACAATAATCTCTAATTTCTTCTTTAGCTAAAGTTCCGTCTGGAACATGACAGTTTTCTGGTAAAATATCTACGTGATTGAATAATTGTTCTTGCATAAAACGCACATAGCTATTTACAGAATCTGGCTCCATTGGGTAGTATTCATCTAAGTTAAAAGATACTACGTTTTTAAAACTTAAGTCTTCCTGCTTATGTAAACGTACTAACTCTGCATATAATCCTTTTGGTGAAGAACCTGTAGCTAAGCCTAAAATACAAGGTTGTTTTTGAGATTGTTTTACTCTAATTAGGTCTGCTATTTCTTTTGCAATGGCTTTTGAGGCTGATGTTGAATTCTCAAAAACTACAGTACTGATGTTCTCAAATCTCTTTTCAAATCCTGTAGCTTTGTCTATATTACTTTTTATCATTTTACGTTATAATTTGACTTTTATTTATTTTTTTTCTAGTTTATGTCCCCAAATAGCAAAAAACAAGATGATAACATAACATGGTATTAATATCCAGTAACTTCCTGTTGCAGCTTCTGCTGTAGTTTGTAATTGTTCAACACTATCTAATATTAATTCTTCTTTTTTATAATCAACTAACCTTCCATATAGTGGTGGAATGATAGCTCCTCCTGAAATTGCCATAATTAAAAGTGCTGAACCAGT
Coding sequences:
- the nagB gene encoding glucosamine-6-phosphate deaminase, with protein sequence MIKSNIDKATGFEKRFENISTVVFENSTSASKAIAKEIADLIRVKQSQKQPCILGLATGSSPKGLYAELVRLHKQEDLSFKNVVSFNLDEYYPMEPDSVNSYVRFMQEQLFNHVDILPENCHVPDGTLAKEEIRDYCDQYEAKIEALGGIDLQILGIGGNGHIGFNESGSLQNSKTRLVALDHITRVAASGDFSGLENTPRTAITLGVKKIMEAKRVILMAWGEKKANIIKASVEDEVTSLVPASYLQEHRNATFILDQAAASKLTRINTPWLVEKIVWTDHLIRKAVLSLALHLKKPILMLTDADYIENGMSDLLADSGPAYDINIKIFNKLQNTITGWPGGKPNADDSKRPERAEPAKKRVLIFSPHPDDDIISMGGTFKRLQEQGHEVHVGYQTSGNIAVADDEALRFASFVCDYNEQFGIENSQATDIYKKAAKFLKNKKSSEIDTEEVRHIKGLIRKGEARATCHFIGIPDNQIHFMNLPFYETGAIKKNPIGVADVEITKDLIEKIKPHQIYAAGDLADPHGTHKVCLDAIFAAVKELKPKKFMKDCWVWLYRGAWQEWGIDEIEMAVPMGPDQVLEKRKGIFKHQSQKDGVVFQGADSREFWQRAEDRNSETAELYDQLGLSHYAAMEAFVRWHY